A window of the Pseudomonadota bacterium genome harbors these coding sequences:
- a CDS encoding DUF3299 domain-containing protein yields MIRWVLPVASCLALAGCGAEPPGAAAVQDERIELDTSPPPNQHLVLSLDESSDPIIIDPTQPNPAPASDQLGMTMPLWETLPEAESDGFRHLEWIHLMPPEFNAMMAMSNLDDAPVVEKLDGERVRIPGYVLPLDLDMDRVYRFLIVPYVGACIHVPPPPSNQIIYAQSEDGMESAQLWDAVYIYGTLNTQLTGTEWGNSSYVLDVDRWEPYVW; encoded by the coding sequence GTGATTCGATGGGTACTGCCGGTGGCCTCTTGCCTCGCACTCGCGGGCTGTGGCGCAGAACCGCCCGGCGCCGCAGCGGTGCAGGACGAGCGGATCGAGTTGGACACATCTCCGCCGCCCAACCAACATCTGGTGTTGTCGCTCGACGAGTCGAGCGACCCGATCATCATCGACCCGACGCAGCCAAACCCGGCACCCGCCTCAGATCAACTTGGCATGACCATGCCGCTCTGGGAAACGCTGCCAGAAGCCGAGTCCGACGGTTTCAGACACCTCGAGTGGATTCACCTGATGCCGCCGGAATTCAATGCCATGATGGCGATGTCGAACCTCGACGATGCACCGGTTGTCGAGAAGCTCGACGGCGAACGCGTTCGCATCCCGGGCTACGTGCTGCCGCTCGACCTCGACATGGATCGTGTGTACCGGTTTCTGATCGTGCCCTACGTGGGCGCGTGCATTCACGTGCCGCCACCGCCGTCCAACCAGATCATCTACGCCCAAAGCGAAGACGGCATGGAATCCGCGCAACTCTGGGACGCGGTGTATATCTACGGCACGCTGAACACCCAGCTCACCGGCACCGAATGGGGCAATTCGTCCTACGTCCTCGATGTCGACCGCTGGGAGCCCTACGTCTGGTAG
- a CDS encoding ABC transporter ATP-binding protein — MTVAIEQLHFTRPTRGGFALTLPALQLAEGERVFLHGPSGSGKSTLLNLIAGVLTGYEGSLRVFGAELSSLSARQRDALRGDRIGFIFQQFNLLPYLSVLENVLMPCRVSAPRRAAVLEHESLDACARRLLGELGLGEDLFQAPASDLSVGQQQRVAAARALIGQPGLIIADEPTSALDRDNCDGFLELLLSQCAQHDTSVLFVSHDRELSAHFDRSVSLTGDGACSG; from the coding sequence ATGACGGTCGCGATCGAGCAGCTGCACTTCACCCGCCCCACGCGGGGCGGGTTCGCGCTGACCCTGCCGGCCTTGCAGTTGGCCGAGGGCGAGCGTGTGTTCCTGCACGGCCCGAGTGGCAGCGGGAAGAGCACCCTGCTCAACCTCATCGCCGGTGTGCTCACCGGCTACGAGGGCAGCCTCCGCGTGTTCGGCGCGGAGCTGTCGTCGCTGTCAGCGCGTCAACGCGACGCGCTGCGCGGCGACCGCATCGGCTTCATTTTCCAGCAGTTCAACCTGCTGCCCTACCTGTCAGTGCTCGAAAACGTGCTGATGCCGTGCCGTGTGTCAGCACCGCGCCGCGCCGCGGTGCTCGAGCACGAGTCGCTCGACGCCTGTGCGCGACGCCTGCTTGGCGAACTCGGGTTGGGCGAGGACCTGTTTCAGGCACCCGCGAGCGACCTCAGCGTGGGCCAGCAACAGCGGGTGGCCGCGGCGCGCGCGTTGATAGGGCAGCCCGGACTGATCATCGCGGACGAGCCCACCTCGGCACTCGACCGCGACAACTGCGACGGCTTCCTCGAACTGTTGCTGTCACAGTGCGCCCAACACGACACCAGCGTGTTGTTCGTCAGCCACGACCGCGAGCTCAGCGCACACTTCGACCGCAGCGTGTCGTTGACGGGAGACGGCGCGTGTTCTGGCTGA
- a CDS encoding DUF2282 domain-containing protein, which yields MSTKTFNRNAAVIAGSLALAVSQIAIVQTATAAGKEKCYGISLAGKNDCAAGPGTTCAGTSKVDYQGNAWTLVPKGDCEKYGVDSMAKFELPGDRTGSLEALERDLPTG from the coding sequence ATGAGCACCAAAACCTTCAACCGCAACGCTGCTGTAATCGCCGGTTCACTGGCACTTGCCGTGTCACAGATCGCGATCGTTCAAACTGCAACCGCGGCCGGCAAGGAAAAATGCTACGGCATTTCACTGGCTGGCAAGAACGACTGTGCTGCCGGTCCGGGCACCACCTGCGCTGGCACCTCGAAGGTCGACTACCAAGGTAACGCCTGGACACTGGTCCCGAAAGGCGACTGTGAGAAGTACGGCGTCGACAGCATGGCGAAGTTCGAGCTGCCGGGCGACCGTACAGGTTCTCTCGAGGCGCTCGAGCGCGACCTGCCGACAGGCTAG
- a CDS encoding FtsX-like permease family protein: MFWLSLAWKSLLNRRATALLTALSMGISVMLLVSVEKIRVDAKANFASTISGTDLIVGARAGPVNLLLYTVFRLGDPTGGVRWSSYQTLKDHPAVAWTVPLSLGDSHRGYRVLGTNLDYFEYYRYGRDQTIRLSEGRPFDNPLDVVLGSEVATALGYTVGSRIVVSHGLGGAGISAHDDKPFTVVGVLAPTGTPIDRTLHVSLEGIEAIHIGWVNGVRVAGAPQNAPIPEPEAITGFLVGMKSRIKTFAFQRHVNGYTDDVLMAIIPGLTLQSLWTTLSGVERALFAMSALVVVASLLGMLTVLLAGINERRREIALLRAMGTPASHVFKLLCGESMLLGAVGVALGLVLHYGAIASVAPWLLSAYGVVVTLGPPSASTWALLAAVIAGATVVGIAPAALAYRNALDDGLTVRT; the protein is encoded by the coding sequence GTGTTCTGGCTGAGCCTAGCCTGGAAGAGCCTGCTCAACCGCCGCGCGACTGCGCTGCTGACCGCATTGTCAATGGGGATCAGCGTGATGCTGCTGGTGAGCGTCGAGAAGATCCGTGTCGATGCCAAAGCCAATTTTGCAAGCACCATCAGCGGCACCGACCTCATTGTTGGCGCGCGCGCCGGTCCCGTGAACCTGCTGCTCTACACCGTGTTCCGACTCGGCGACCCGACCGGGGGTGTGCGCTGGTCGAGTTACCAAACACTCAAAGACCACCCCGCGGTCGCCTGGACCGTGCCGCTCTCGCTCGGTGACTCGCACCGCGGCTACCGCGTGCTCGGCACCAACCTCGACTACTTTGAGTACTACCGCTACGGGCGAGACCAGACCATCCGTCTGTCCGAGGGTCGGCCCTTCGATAACCCGCTCGACGTGGTGCTCGGCAGCGAAGTCGCGACCGCGCTCGGCTACACCGTTGGCTCCCGGATCGTGGTGTCACACGGTCTCGGTGGCGCGGGGATTTCCGCACACGACGACAAACCCTTCACCGTGGTCGGCGTGCTCGCGCCCACCGGCACACCCATCGACCGTACCCTGCACGTGTCACTCGAGGGCATCGAAGCCATCCACATCGGCTGGGTCAACGGCGTGCGTGTGGCCGGCGCACCGCAAAACGCCCCGATTCCGGAACCCGAGGCCATCACGGGTTTCCTGGTGGGGATGAAAAGCCGGATAAAAACGTTCGCGTTTCAACGGCATGTCAACGGCTACACCGACGACGTCCTCATGGCCATCATTCCCGGATTGACCCTTCAGTCGCTGTGGACCACCCTCTCGGGCGTGGAGCGCGCGCTGTTCGCGATGTCGGCGCTGGTCGTGGTCGCGAGCCTGCTCGGGATGTTGACCGTGCTTCTGGCCGGCATCAACGAACGTCGACGCGAGATCGCGCTGTTGCGCGCCATGGGCACGCCCGCGAGCCACGTGTTCAAGCTGCTCTGCGGCGAGTCGATGCTACTTGGGGCGGTGGGTGTCGCGCTCGGCCTGGTGCTTCATTACGGCGCGATCGCGTCGGTGGCCCCGTGGCTCTTGAGTGCCTACGGCGTCGTGGTCACCCTGGGCCCACCCTCGGCCAGCACCTGGGCGCTGTTGGCTGCTGTGATCGCGGGCGCAACCGTGGTTGGCATCGCGCCCGCCGCGTTGGCCTACCGCAACGCACTCGACGACGGCCTGACTGTGAGGACATGA
- a CDS encoding DUF692 domain-containing protein: MTLKHPKTSLPARAGVCLKHRHYDTILAEQPDVGWFEVHAENYLGAGGKPLDVLAWIRERYALSVHGVGLSIGSHAGLDARHLARVAALVERMAPHSFSEHLAWSTHDNRFYSDLLPVPYNRETEDTICAHINQVQDTLKRQMLLENPSNYLSLDTSTLSESELLSNIVKRTGCGLLLDVNNVYISAQNMGYSAADYIRSLPLDAVGEIHLAGHDVDTSDPDDPLLIDTHDREVCDAVWALYAFTLEHCGPTPTLIEWDSQVPDWDTLCADMKQAEILIDRTEPRDRAIA; encoded by the coding sequence ATGACTCTGAAGCATCCCAAGACCTCACTGCCCGCCCGCGCAGGGGTCTGTCTGAAACACCGACACTACGACACCATCCTGGCCGAGCAACCGGACGTCGGCTGGTTCGAAGTGCACGCTGAAAACTACCTCGGTGCGGGTGGCAAGCCGCTTGACGTGCTGGCGTGGATTCGCGAGCGTTACGCGCTGTCGGTGCACGGCGTCGGTCTCTCGATCGGCTCACACGCCGGGCTCGATGCCAGGCACCTCGCGCGTGTCGCGGCGCTGGTCGAGCGCATGGCGCCCCACTCGTTCAGTGAGCACCTCGCGTGGTCGACCCACGACAACCGGTTCTACAGCGACCTGTTGCCTGTCCCCTACAACCGGGAAACCGAAGACACCATTTGCGCGCACATCAACCAGGTGCAAGACACGCTGAAGCGCCAGATGCTGCTCGAGAATCCCTCGAACTACCTCAGTCTCGACACCAGTACCCTGTCGGAGTCCGAGTTACTCTCGAACATCGTCAAACGCACTGGCTGTGGCCTGCTGCTGGACGTGAACAACGTGTACATTTCGGCGCAGAACATGGGATACAGCGCCGCGGACTACATCCGCTCACTGCCGCTCGACGCGGTCGGCGAAATCCACCTCGCGGGGCACGACGTCGACACCTCGGATCCGGACGACCCCTTGCTGATTGACACCCACGACCGGGAGGTCTGTGACGCCGTGTGGGCGCTGTACGCGTTCACGCTCGAGCACTGCGGCCCGACACCGACCTTGATCGAGTGGGACAGTCAGGTGCCCGATTGGGATACCTTGTGCGCGGACATGAAGCAGGCTGAAATCCTGATCGACCGGACCGAGCCACGCGACCGTGCCATCGCTTGA